In a genomic window of Streptomyces koelreuteriae:
- a CDS encoding RraA family protein codes for MSNSSLLDRYAALDSAAVSDALDQLGLPAGVGGIRPVWGTTAVVGFAVTVGLEPRSGRPAGAHIATTAIETADEQSVIVVDNQGRTDVSCWGGILSLGAARRGVRGVVADGVCRDVAEARELGFPVFSRGAVPATARGRLRQRATGEPVEIAGLTVEQGDVVVADETGLAVVPRERAEEVAGIATAIVARERAIADEVRAGARLSHAMHDNRLAGEREAAR; via the coding sequence ATGAGCAACTCATCCCTCCTCGATCGGTACGCGGCGCTCGACTCCGCCGCGGTCAGCGACGCGCTCGACCAGCTCGGACTTCCCGCCGGCGTCGGCGGCATCCGTCCGGTGTGGGGCACCACGGCCGTCGTCGGGTTCGCCGTCACCGTCGGCCTGGAACCGCGTTCCGGTCGTCCGGCCGGAGCCCACATCGCCACGACGGCCATCGAGACCGCGGACGAGCAGAGCGTGATCGTCGTCGACAACCAGGGCCGTACCGACGTGTCCTGCTGGGGCGGCATCCTGAGCCTGGGCGCGGCCCGGCGCGGGGTTCGAGGTGTCGTGGCGGACGGCGTCTGCCGCGATGTCGCGGAGGCCCGCGAGCTGGGCTTCCCGGTGTTCTCGCGCGGTGCGGTCCCCGCGACGGCGCGGGGCAGGCTGCGCCAGCGTGCCACCGGCGAGCCGGTCGAGATCGCCGGGCTCACGGTCGAGCAGGGCGATGTCGTGGTCGCCGACGAGACCGGTCTCGCCGTCGTACCGCGAGAGCGGGCCGAGGAGGTGGCCGGGATCGCCACCGCGATCGTGGCCCGGGAGCGCGCGATCGCGGACGAGGTCCGCGCGGGCGCCCGCCTCTCCCACGCCATGCACGACAACCGCCTCGCCGGAGAGCGGGAGGCCGCCCGATGA
- a CDS encoding LysR substrate-binding domain-containing protein — MVEIRQARYFVAVAEELHFGRAAERLRMSQPPLSQAIKQLERQLGFALLHRTQRSVALSEAGAVFLEQCRALIRQAEEAEIAARHAATGRGGRLSLGAVASAFSWPLPLVLERFHEDAPDIEIRTQEIDTHEAAAGLLDRTLDWAIVRQTAPVRGTTATSLFVDRFVAALPAGHPAAADGDPLDLADLAGDTWVWLNRHISPDYHDAMATMCRTAGFSPVPTHWARSVTSQIAMVECGLGVTVVPAAASGAHPAVRFRPLRHGTATIELTVMTRSAPGALAERLTKLATRLTAT; from the coding sequence ATGGTCGAGATCCGCCAGGCGCGGTACTTCGTCGCGGTGGCCGAGGAACTCCACTTCGGCCGGGCGGCGGAGCGGCTCCGGATGTCCCAGCCGCCGCTGTCCCAGGCGATCAAGCAGCTCGAACGGCAGCTGGGTTTCGCGCTGTTGCACCGCACCCAGCGGTCGGTGGCCCTCAGCGAGGCCGGCGCCGTGTTCCTGGAGCAGTGCCGCGCGTTGATCCGCCAGGCCGAGGAGGCCGAGATCGCCGCCCGGCACGCGGCCACCGGGCGTGGCGGGCGGCTGAGCCTGGGCGCGGTCGCCTCGGCCTTCTCCTGGCCGCTGCCGCTGGTGCTGGAGCGATTCCACGAGGACGCGCCGGACATCGAGATCCGCACCCAGGAGATCGACACGCACGAGGCCGCGGCGGGGCTCCTCGACCGCACACTCGACTGGGCCATCGTGCGCCAGACCGCCCCGGTACGGGGCACCACGGCGACCTCGCTCTTCGTCGACCGTTTCGTCGCGGCCCTCCCGGCCGGCCATCCCGCCGCCGCCGACGGCGACCCGCTGGATCTGGCGGACCTCGCGGGTGACACCTGGGTGTGGCTGAACCGCCACATCTCACCCGACTACCACGACGCCATGGCCACGATGTGCCGCACGGCCGGGTTCAGCCCCGTCCCCACCCACTGGGCACGGTCGGTGACCTCGCAGATCGCCATGGTCGAATGCGGCCTCGGCGTCACCGTCGTACCCGCCGCGGCGTCCGGTGCGCACCCGGCCGTGCGCTTCAGACCGCTGCGTCATGGAACGGCGACCATCGAACTCACCGTCATGACACGCTCCGCACCAGGAGCTCTGGCGGAGCGCCTCACGAAGCTCGCGACGCGACTGACCGCGACGTGA
- a CDS encoding helix-turn-helix domain-containing protein — protein MDDERPDVLTIGRLARRTGVPVRTLRFWSDEGAVPPVARSVSGYRLYDGESVARVELVRTLRELGLGLDDVCRVLSGRSTVAEVADAHVAALDVQIRSLKVSRAVLSTVAKRSSTAEETALMNRLARLSAAERKQIIDEFKEEVFSGLDVEPPVRDRLSTLSIELPDDPTPEQVDAWIELAELVRDPGFRARLRTWMELNTPAPGQGRPPGASIWWARQVVRTVAEVRERGVAPEGPAAAEVLSELFGDADRGAVLRSLEAGIEAEAERYRGLVARVRGQASSPDATEELEWLARALRAADQT, from the coding sequence ATGGACGACGAACGCCCCGATGTGCTCACGATCGGCCGGCTGGCGCGGCGTACCGGGGTTCCGGTGCGTACCTTGCGCTTCTGGTCGGATGAGGGAGCGGTGCCGCCTGTGGCGCGGTCCGTGAGTGGTTACCGGCTGTACGACGGCGAGTCCGTGGCCCGTGTCGAGTTGGTGCGCACGCTGCGGGAGTTGGGGCTCGGGCTCGACGACGTGTGCCGTGTCCTGAGCGGCCGTAGCACGGTCGCCGAGGTCGCCGACGCGCATGTGGCCGCGCTCGACGTGCAGATCCGCTCGCTCAAGGTGAGCCGGGCCGTTCTGTCCACCGTGGCGAAACGGAGTTCGACCGCTGAGGAGACAGCACTGATGAACCGGTTGGCGCGGCTCTCCGCCGCCGAACGCAAGCAGATCATCGACGAGTTCAAGGAGGAGGTGTTCAGCGGACTAGATGTCGAGCCGCCCGTGCGCGACCGCCTGAGCACCCTGAGCATCGAATTGCCCGACGATCCCACACCTGAGCAGGTCGACGCCTGGATCGAACTGGCCGAACTGGTGCGGGACCCCGGCTTTCGCGCCCGGTTGCGCACCTGGATGGAGCTCAACACGCCCGCTCCGGGGCAGGGTCGTCCCCCAGGGGCGTCCATCTGGTGGGCCAGGCAGGTCGTGCGGACCGTGGCCGAGGTCAGAGAGCGCGGGGTCGCCCCGGAGGGGCCGGCAGCGGCCGAGGTGCTGTCCGAGCTGTTCGGTGACGCCGATCGGGGCGCCGTGCTGCGCAGTCTGGAGGCCGGGATCGAGGCAGAGGCGGAGCGCTACCGCGGGCTCGTCGCCCGGGTGCGCGGGCAGGCTTCATCGCCCGACGCGACCGAGGAACTGGAGTGGCTGGCGCGGGCCCTGCGCGCCGCGGATCAGACCTGA
- a CDS encoding magnesium and cobalt transport protein CorA, with the protein MSMVGNLRKVANLARRARRRVDLSHPARSPLGSTVVNCVVYRDGLRGPGTDSVEEAVRQVRKHRGSFVWLGLHEPGEEEIAGVAELFGLHPLAVEDAVHAHQRPKVEQYGDVLFAVFKTVTYVEHAELTSTSEVVNTGEIMVFTGPDFVVTVRHGRHGSLGPLREDLEADPRQLAHGPSAVLHAIADHVVDDYVTVADAVQNDIDQVETDVFSPRSPRNADAGRIYQLKRELLELKRAVVPLARPLDRLATEPRGCLDQEIQAYFRDVADHLTRVTDQINSFDALLDSILQAHLAQVTVAQNEDMRKITAWAAIIAVPTMVCGVYGMNFDHMPELRWRFGYPLVLAVIATACFVIHRGFKRNGWL; encoded by the coding sequence ATGTCCATGGTCGGCAACCTGCGCAAAGTCGCGAATCTGGCGCGGCGCGCTCGCCGCCGCGTGGACCTCAGCCACCCGGCCCGCTCGCCGCTCGGCTCGACGGTGGTCAACTGCGTCGTCTACCGCGACGGCCTTCGCGGGCCGGGCACGGACTCGGTGGAGGAAGCCGTCCGGCAGGTCCGCAAGCACCGGGGCAGCTTCGTCTGGCTGGGCCTGCACGAACCGGGCGAGGAGGAGATCGCCGGTGTCGCGGAACTGTTCGGCCTGCACCCCCTCGCCGTCGAGGACGCCGTCCACGCCCATCAGCGGCCCAAGGTCGAGCAGTACGGCGATGTCCTCTTCGCCGTCTTCAAGACCGTCACGTATGTCGAGCACGCCGAGCTGACCTCCACCAGCGAGGTCGTCAACACGGGCGAGATCATGGTCTTCACCGGCCCCGACTTCGTCGTCACAGTCCGCCATGGCCGCCATGGCTCCCTCGGTCCCCTGCGCGAGGACCTCGAAGCCGACCCGCGGCAGCTGGCCCACGGCCCCTCCGCCGTGCTGCACGCCATCGCCGACCATGTCGTCGACGACTACGTCACGGTCGCCGACGCCGTGCAGAACGACATCGACCAGGTCGAGACCGACGTCTTCTCCCCGCGCAGTCCCCGCAACGCCGACGCCGGCCGCATCTACCAGCTCAAGCGGGAACTCCTCGAACTGAAGCGGGCCGTCGTCCCGCTCGCCCGCCCCCTGGACCGGCTCGCCACCGAGCCCCGAGGCTGCCTCGACCAGGAGATACAGGCCTACTTCCGGGACGTCGCCGACCACCTCACCCGCGTCACCGACCAGATCAACTCTTTCGACGCCCTGCTCGACTCCATCCTCCAGGCCCACCTCGCGCAGGTCACCGTCGCCCAGAACGAGGACATGCGCAAGATCACCGCCTGGGCCGCGATCATCGCCGTACCCACCATGGTGTGCGGCGTCTACGGCATGAACTTCGACCACATGCCCGAACTGCGCTGGCGCTTCGGCTACCCCCTCGTCCTCGCCGTCATCGCCACCGCCTGCTTCGTCATCCACCGCGGCTTCAAGCGCAACGGCTGGCTGTAG
- a CDS encoding magnesium and cobalt transport protein CorA has product MTAHDTPRQEIPVVDCALYEHGRRRPGHLPLDEAMDVTRTSPGGFVWIGLHAPTAGQLQIVARAFGLHSLAVEDALNAHQRPKLERYDDTLFLVLRTAVYLEHEELTPTTDIVGTGEIMAFVGRDFIVVVRHDPARHLSGVRTALEADPERLAHGPVAVLHAIADSVVDQYLDVVAALEADADQVEFDAFSPDARHDVGRVYQLKRELLELRRTVAPLAQPLGDLAERRVPGVDRELAAYFRDVADHLAQAAERVTVLTELVDNALTMALAQTSVQQNHDVRRISAAAALIAIPVAIAAVYGMNFAHMPELGWLFGYPAMLITTAALVTLVYLVFRKKRWL; this is encoded by the coding sequence ATGACGGCCCACGACACGCCCCGGCAGGAGATCCCCGTCGTCGACTGCGCCCTGTACGAGCACGGGCGCCGCAGGCCCGGACACCTCCCGCTGGACGAGGCCATGGACGTCACCCGCACCAGCCCCGGCGGATTCGTCTGGATCGGCCTGCACGCCCCGACCGCCGGACAGCTCCAGATCGTCGCCCGGGCCTTCGGCCTGCACTCGCTCGCCGTCGAGGACGCCCTCAACGCCCACCAGCGCCCCAAGCTGGAGCGCTACGACGACACCCTCTTCCTCGTCCTGCGCACCGCGGTCTACCTGGAACACGAGGAGCTGACGCCCACCACCGACATCGTCGGCACCGGCGAGATCATGGCCTTCGTCGGCCGCGACTTCATCGTCGTCGTACGCCATGACCCCGCCCGGCACCTGAGCGGTGTCCGCACCGCCCTGGAAGCCGACCCCGAGCGCCTGGCCCACGGACCCGTCGCGGTGCTGCACGCGATCGCGGACTCGGTCGTCGACCAGTACCTCGATGTCGTCGCCGCGCTGGAGGCGGACGCCGACCAGGTCGAATTCGACGCCTTCTCCCCGGACGCCAGACACGACGTCGGCCGCGTCTACCAGCTCAAACGCGAGCTCCTCGAACTGCGCCGCACCGTCGCGCCACTGGCCCAGCCCCTGGGCGATCTCGCCGAGCGCCGCGTCCCCGGCGTGGACCGGGAGCTGGCCGCGTACTTCCGTGACGTCGCCGACCACCTCGCCCAGGCCGCCGAACGGGTCACCGTGCTCACCGAGCTCGTCGACAACGCCCTGACCATGGCCCTCGCGCAGACGAGCGTCCAGCAGAACCACGACGTGCGGCGCATCAGCGCGGCCGCCGCCCTGATCGCCATCCCCGTCGCGATCGCGGCCGTCTACGGCATGAACTTCGCCCACATGCCCGAGCTGGGATGGCTGTTCGGCTACCCGGCCATGCTGATCACCACAGCGGCCCTGGTCACCCTTGTCTACCTGGTCTTCCGCAAGAAGCGCTGGCTCTGA
- the lysA gene encoding diaminopimelate decarboxylase: protein MTTVHEPAVTTAATTAADLSVWPASTTEPRAGDLTVGGVPLAEIADRFGTPVYVLDEGEVRERCRTYRTAFPDTEVLYAAKAFLCRAMVHWMEEEGLGLDVCSAGELELAVTTGFPPEKIVLHGNAKSPRDLDTALRLGVGRIVIDSPSEIARLAAAVGPDGHQKVMVRVVPGISAGGHAKIRTGTEDQKFGLSISDGYAQHAIARILDQPQLELTGLHCHLGSQITSVKPYLSAVRRMVGLMARLYEQHGLVLPEIDLGGGHGIAYRPGDEALDLTTLARKVRAELTEACASAGLTVPRLIIEPGRAIAGPAGIALYHVLSVKRTGGHTFVAVDGGMSDNPRPALYGVRYAPRLIGRRGSASPALVTVVGRHCEAGDVIAADVPLPDDVRPGDLLAVPVAGAYHLSMASGYNLVGRPPVAAVRDGRARLLVRRESLDDIRSRDVGL from the coding sequence ATGACGACCGTCCACGAACCCGCGGTCACCACCGCTGCCACCACCGCCGCCGACCTGTCGGTGTGGCCCGCCTCCACCACCGAGCCCCGTGCGGGGGACCTGACCGTCGGTGGCGTACCGCTCGCGGAGATAGCGGACCGCTTCGGCACCCCCGTCTACGTCCTGGACGAGGGCGAGGTCCGCGAACGCTGCCGCACCTACCGGACAGCCTTCCCCGACACCGAAGTCCTCTACGCCGCCAAGGCGTTCCTGTGCCGGGCCATGGTCCACTGGATGGAGGAGGAAGGCCTGGGCCTGGACGTCTGCTCCGCCGGTGAGCTGGAACTCGCCGTCACCACGGGCTTCCCGCCCGAGAAGATCGTCCTGCACGGCAACGCCAAGTCCCCGCGCGACCTGGACACCGCCCTGCGCCTCGGCGTCGGACGGATCGTGATCGACAGCCCCTCCGAGATCGCCCGGCTGGCGGCGGCGGTCGGACCCGACGGCCACCAGAAGGTCATGGTCCGCGTCGTGCCCGGCATCAGCGCAGGCGGCCACGCCAAGATCCGCACCGGCACGGAGGACCAGAAGTTCGGCCTGTCGATCTCCGACGGCTACGCCCAGCACGCCATCGCCCGCATACTCGACCAGCCCCAGCTCGAACTGACCGGTCTGCACTGCCACCTGGGCTCACAGATCACCAGCGTCAAGCCCTACCTCTCCGCCGTACGCCGCATGGTGGGGCTGATGGCCCGGCTGTACGAGCAGCACGGACTGGTCCTGCCGGAGATCGACCTCGGCGGCGGCCACGGCATCGCCTACCGCCCCGGCGACGAGGCCCTCGACCTCACCACCCTGGCCCGCAAGGTCCGCGCGGAGCTGACCGAGGCGTGCGCGTCGGCCGGCCTCACCGTGCCGCGCCTGATCATCGAGCCCGGCCGGGCCATCGCCGGCCCCGCCGGCATCGCGCTGTATCACGTCCTGTCCGTCAAGCGCACCGGAGGCCACACCTTCGTGGCCGTCGACGGCGGCATGAGCGACAACCCCCGGCCGGCGCTGTACGGGGTGCGGTACGCGCCGCGCCTGATCGGCCGCCGCGGCAGCGCGTCCCCGGCCCTGGTGACCGTCGTCGGCCGGCACTGCGAGGCCGGTGACGTGATCGCCGCCGACGTCCCGCTGCCCGACGACGTACGCCCCGGGGACCTCCTCGCCGTCCCCGTCGCGGGCGCCTACCACCTGTCGATGGCGAGCGGCTACAACCTGGTCGGCCGCCCGCCCGTGGCCGCCGTGCGCGACGGCCGCGCCCGGCTCCTCGTACGCCGCGAGTCCCTGGACGACATCCGCAGCCGGGACGTGGGCCTGTAG
- a CDS encoding SAV_915 family protein — MPELLPGEDPEPSDRLPAGLLFVPVRPGPDGCVARLFRTPLGERTTVGFTSRRALAETLGPDQAWIRLAEPALRALTAPLGVTALTVDPQLCAPAPARTAPRSAACGPGKSTAPLQEASALVPALALLIAGEGITR, encoded by the coding sequence ATGCCAGAACTCTTGCCCGGCGAAGACCCGGAGCCTTCCGATCGTCTCCCGGCCGGACTCCTGTTCGTGCCCGTCCGGCCGGGACCAGACGGGTGCGTGGCCCGTCTCTTCCGCACACCGCTCGGTGAGCGCACCACCGTCGGATTCACGTCCCGACGCGCACTGGCCGAGACGCTCGGCCCCGACCAGGCGTGGATCAGGCTCGCCGAGCCCGCGCTGCGCGCACTGACCGCACCGCTCGGCGTCACCGCCCTCACGGTCGACCCCCAGCTGTGCGCACCGGCGCCCGCACGGACCGCCCCCCGATCCGCCGCCTGCGGACCGGGGAAGTCCACGGCGCCGCTCCAGGAGGCCTCCGCACTCGTCCCGGCACTGGCGCTGCTGATCGCAGGAGAGGGGATCACCCGATGA
- a CDS encoding ABC transporter ATP-binding protein, translating into MKLTVDNLHITLDRRPILREVNLEAAKGDIVGLVGPNGSGKSTLLRTVYRSLRPADGVVRVGDDDVWALSARTAARRTAAVLQDAGTSTGLTVTEIVALGRTPHHGLMGRDGAEDRRAVAEAVDRCGVAPFADRDYATLSGGERQRVLLARALAQRPHLLVLDELTNHLDIRARFELLDLIRSTGITTLAVLHDLDLAARLCDHLVVLHEGEVVAAGPVLDVLTPDVLRGVFGVRGRTERHEDGVVRITYAAQPLAPEPPGTAYSEAPAPRVKDPSASARQPSASRHEGSKDLGARA; encoded by the coding sequence ATGAAACTGACCGTGGACAACCTCCACATCACCCTGGACCGCCGGCCGATCCTCCGCGAGGTGAACCTGGAGGCCGCCAAGGGCGACATCGTCGGGCTCGTGGGCCCCAACGGCAGCGGCAAGTCCACCCTGCTCCGCACGGTCTACCGCTCACTGCGCCCGGCCGACGGCGTCGTCAGAGTGGGCGACGACGACGTCTGGGCGCTGTCCGCGCGCACCGCCGCCCGCCGCACGGCAGCCGTACTGCAGGACGCCGGCACCAGCACCGGCCTGACCGTGACCGAGATCGTCGCCCTGGGCCGGACCCCCCACCACGGCCTCATGGGCCGGGACGGCGCCGAGGACCGCCGGGCCGTGGCGGAGGCCGTCGACCGCTGCGGCGTCGCACCCTTCGCGGACCGCGACTACGCCACCCTCTCCGGCGGCGAACGCCAACGCGTCCTCCTGGCCCGCGCCCTCGCCCAGCGCCCGCATCTGCTGGTCCTGGACGAACTCACCAACCACCTCGACATCCGCGCCCGTTTCGAACTCCTGGACCTGATCCGCAGCACCGGCATCACCACCCTGGCTGTCCTCCACGACCTCGACCTCGCCGCCCGGCTCTGCGACCACCTCGTGGTGCTTCACGAGGGCGAGGTGGTGGCGGCCGGACCCGTACTGGATGTCCTGACGCCGGACGTCCTGCGTGGCGTCTTCGGCGTACGGGGCAGGACGGAGCGGCACGAGGACGGCGTCGTCCGTATCACGTACGCGGCCCAGCCGCTCGCCCCGGAGCCGCCCGGGACGGCGTACTCCGAGGCCCCGGCCCCTCGCGTCAAAGATCCGTCAGCATCGGCCCGGCAGCCGTCAGCGTCCCGTCATGAAGGGTCAAAGGACCTGGGGGCCCGGGCATAG